In Bacillota bacterium, the genomic stretch GTGATACCATCGAAGCGTTTGGATATGTGACATTTCAAACTGGGAATTAAATGTGACTCGCCATTGGTAACAACAGTATATCGGAATATTTTTCATTTCGCAAGAACTTTCCTCCTGCAACAGGGGCGCTTCCGCCCCGCGGCGAATCGCTATGCACATATTCTGTGGAGAACGAAGGGCGGAAAGGGAACGATGCCGGATAGTGTGCTGGTAGACCTTGCTCAACAGGTGCTGGAGGTGCATTCGCACCCCACGAAGGTGTTGTTTGAGTTTTCCGAGCAGGAGATGCGCGAGGAACTGTTCCAGCGGCATGAGGCGGCGAAGGGCACGGTGCACGTGCTGAAGCTCTGCGACGTGGAAACGGTAGAGAACAACTGGCAAAGACTCAGGAAGTGGGCGGAACTGGCGCGAGAGATCGTGGAAAACTAAATCGTCCGCATCCAGAGTACTGCGTCTCCTTCAAAAGGCGACTCCAGTTCGCGTCGCGCACCACCCTGCACTGTCTTTCCCTGTTTCACGGTTCCCTCTACCGGGTGAATCCACCGTATGGTGAGAGGTTTGCGGGATGCCGACAGATTGACCTGCACCTTGCGCGTTTCCGGCAGGAATACCACGTACTCTCTGCCCTCGTGCGCCAGGCAGTAACCAGTGGAGGCGAGTTCGGGGCGGGGGACCATCGCTGCCATGTCCGTCTGCTCCGCAATCTGTCGGGTAAGCCCCATCGCCTTGCGCGCAGATTCCGCTCCCGGAATGTCGCCACGTGTGTCTCCCGTCAGCGCGGCGATGCGGTCCATGTAAATGGGATTATGTCCTCTGAGGAAGCTCTTCCATACCCAGAGGTAGTCACCACCTTCTCCCCAGAGATGGTCGGTGTCCAGAATCGAGACCTTTCGCCCATCGGCAACGCGCGGGTTCGAAAGCAGGTCTCTCCACTCACTTGCGCCGGGTGAGAACCATTCCGCAGGACTGCTCAGCATGCTGTCATTGCTCTCTCCGCCGTGACCGGTCAATCCCACCGGGTGCTGCAGAGGTTTCGTTTGCTCGTATTCGTGGATGAAATTCACCATAAACCAATCCCACTCGCGCGTGCCGCCTTCGTTGATAATCTCATACAGCACATTGTCGAACTCATTCACCGTGTCGATGACGTGACGGACGTACTCAAGCTGTATTTCCCGCACCGTTCGAAGCTGCCGGTGTTGCTGAAGAGTTACCGTCTCCTTGCCCGTACCGTCTCCGTCGATATCGCCGTCGACGCCGTTGACATTGTTGCCGCGTCGGAAGGGGTGTCTTTTCCACTCGTCGGGTACGGACACGTTGCCACCGACGAACAGCATCACCGATACATAGATGCCGCGCTGTCGGGCGAGCTGTACCCGTTCACGCAGGCGACGGAAGTATGCGGCATCACGCTGAGTCAGGTCAAAACGAGGCTTGCCATCGCTGGCATTGCCCGGTCCGGTGCGTCGCCAGGGGTGCGGGGTAATACGGGGGAATATCCAGGCTCCTGTCGATTGCCACGACCAGAGGCGAATGAAGTTGTGATGGTGCTGTACCAAAAAGTCGAGATACGCGCTAAAATCAAACGGTTTGGGTGGATCCGCAGTCCCCATATCCTGAAGGTTCATCCATGTGTGGGAACCGGTCAGGTAGATTGCCCGACCGCGTGCATTGGCAAAATAGCGCGGGTTGCGCGGATGAGGACGCAATGGACCCATCGGTGTGCTGTGGTCTG encodes the following:
- a CDS encoding DUF6298 domain-containing protein — translated: MPADHSTPMGPLRPHPRNPRYFANARGRAIYLTGSHTWMNLQDMGTADPPKPFDFSAYLDFLVQHHHNFIRLWSWQSTGAWIFPRITPHPWRRTGPGNASDGKPRFDLTQRDAAYFRRLRERVQLARQRGIYVSVMLFVGGNVSVPDEWKRHPFRRGNNVNGVDGDIDGDGTGKETVTLQQHRQLRTVREIQLEYVRHVIDTVNEFDNVLYEIINEGGTREWDWFMVNFIHEYEQTKPLQHPVGLTGHGGESNDSMLSSPAEWFSPGASEWRDLLSNPRVADGRKVSILDTDHLWGEGGDYLWVWKSFLRGHNPIYMDRIAALTGDTRGDIPGAESARKAMGLTRQIAEQTDMAAMVPRPELASTGYCLAHEGREYVVFLPETRKVQVNLSASRKPLTIRWIHPVEGTVKQGKTVQGGARRELESPFEGDAVLWMRTI